In Anopheles bellator chromosome 2, idAnoBellAS_SP24_06.2, whole genome shotgun sequence, the genomic stretch TTCGTGTTGACCATGTCCGAGGACTCTTTAgattattttgtttgaatAGGACAAAAATAGAACATTTGATAAGTCTCTTTGGCCCACCGGGTTTCGGCCATTCTGCACCTTTGTTGACCACCGCGTAGTCAGTGAGAGTAAACCATTTGACCACAGCTTCCACGGTAGCAGCAACCCCCACTTTGCATACCTTCTTTTTCTGTAATTTCGTACAGCAGTCGCTCACATTCATCCATGttcatccggttccggaccaAATAGTTTTTCTTGTGGCGGCGGCCTTTGCATCCCACAACGCGCCACTCGCGCTTTCAGTTAGCGATTCGTAAATGCTCGGAGCAGACCGTGTtgacatttttgcattttgccgCCACCAGAGTACTAGAGAATTTAGTGTTTTTCCGCGTAGAAGGAGTACCCTTGTTGGGCCCCATTAGCGATTAGTGCGTTGAGAAGCTTTTACAgtattttcaaatgttttcttcgcctttgACACTAGGTTGGTTCAATAATTGCGTAGACAAATCTTAATTTTGGGTTTTGTATTTTCCTGTTCGCATAATTCGCTGATTTAAATAGTTTGAATAGTTTGATCGTTGATAATTACATGACttatgtttactttttccGATTCCATCTTGTGCGCCATAGTTTAACGTCTAATAGCTTACTTCCAGTCTATCAACCTTTTACTTTACCTATCTACCGTTATCTTTGGGCTCTCCACTATCACCTATCGGTCTCCCCCTGTTTGCGCACCCTCTTTTCTGATATTCTCTTTCTTGCTCTTTCTCTATCGATTTCTGGCGGAATCAGTCTATCTTCTaaatttctctctctatctctctcagTCTTTCGATCTCTCGTGTACTTTGGTACTTCATTTGTTCATCAGCTCACCTGGTTTTCAATCATCCTTCCGCTGCCTGAAGCGTGTAGTCTAAACATAGTACATTGCCATTATAATGAGAACATTTTCCGTTTGGTTTCGTTCACCTATTTGCTTACCTAGTAAAACTGTAGTAGTTGTATAAAACCGGTCACGGTTCGTGTTTTGGGAACGTTCCACTCCCGTCTTTGTTGAGGACACTGCGCAGCCATCGTTGTATGTGAAAGCAGTTGGGGCTAAATTGATCCCGTTTCCTGTTGGCACGCAGTCCAATGGTCCGCAGGCACCGCCTTGGTCACCCTCCGTACGCCCATGTCCGATGTAGTCCCATCGCCAAACTCATTATCATTCcctgcacacatacacacacacccatacacggACACACAGCCACAGTCAATGCCCGAGTCGGCGAGAGAAACCCGGCGCAAACCCCCGTTTTATTGCACCACCCGTCTCACCTGGTTTGTTGTTAAGTTTTGTCAATGGTTTCTCAACACTAGTCGTTGTCCTATTGCCCCCTCCCAgtacgagaaaaagaaagcagaGAATACGAAACAAATCCATagcataaatttcaattccgTTTTCCAGAAATATCATCTTGTTGGGTCACAACGCGAGGTGAGTGTCCGAATATAAACAGCCTAACACGATCACAGAGAAAACAACAGTTGTGTGCCCTTTCTGTTCCAGTGTAcatgtttcttcttttctcttccttGCATCCGCCTTAAGTTTTCTGTGTGTGACCTGTGTTTTCACCAATGCTGCAACTTTTGGGCCTTCTTCCGGAGGTCACACCTTCTCTTTACATGATTCTTTCTCGATCGTACCGCATCCTTTCCGTTTGGTTCCGTTCCATTGCGTTccatttggtttggtttccgTGTTGGtgtagtttttctttttctgtttcgtccTGCCTGCGTCTGTGCCCTTTCGTGTCCTTGTTATGTTTGAACGTCACTGTTGTGTGTTCCTGAGCTGCCTGAACTTCTTCTGTGCAATTTCCTGTGTTCGTGATACGTTCTGTTGCTCTCTTGTTGGTGGTAACTGATTAACCGTTTTGATTTGCTCATCTTGTTTCACCATCTTGCATCAAGCGGAAGATGCTGGTCAGCATCCTGCGGTGCTCGTTTTTCATGAGTGTTTCATTTGTGCATCATGTTACATGAAGCTAGTGTCGAATGAAGCAACAATCATCCAACCTCCTTTACATCCATTACAACCCTGTTGGTGGACGAATTTAAGTGGTGCAGTCATTAGGAAGTCAACTAAGCTTCGGGAACTTTCAAGCGATTTTTTGGGACCGCCTGTTTGGCCCTATCCTTATTTGGGATCCATTTTTCCGCTTCCACTAGTTTCGGGAGCTGTTCGGCCGGGTCGGCCCGATGGACTAGAATAGGTACTAGAAAGACAGCGCTGGCTGGTCCAGTGAGTCTCCCTCGTCTCAGTTGTGAAAACTGTGTCCGTTGTCGTGCTACAGAATAGGTTTTCCGTGCCTAACCGTGTGCTgtcgccattttcttcgtGTTGCTTGATCCAAACTCATCGTACTCGGTGTTGTGATCTTGGTGTGCGTTgaccgtgccgtgtgctgctTTAGTAGCTTCTAATGGATGACTCTCCGCTGAGCCCAACAAATCAGTGCCCTGTTTAGGGAtcttttctgctttctcttCCGTCCGGGCAGCATTTTGGCCACCACTCTTCGGCATTCCACGTACCGCGGCGACAATAGGTAAGGCATCCaaactttcttcttctcgaaTCATCCCTAGGGCATGCGAGCAATCTAGAGATGGGTTTGTTCTGGTACATCAAGGAGGTCCCTCATCCTGGACCGCTGAAGCCCTTCCGGAGTCAATCAGCATACAGTCCACCAGACTTTGGCCAGATAGTGAATTGAAGCTAGAGCCATCCGTGTGCCGAATTCCCGAAACTTTGTTGACCACCTAATGCAGTACGTAATGAGGCGCGGCGGCAGGCGGCCTTTCTTGACAGTCGGTTACACATTCTCGAACCCGGACGGTGCAATTAAGGgtgcaaaattgaaaacatacCCAATCGATTCGTTCACCAGTTCGTGCAACACCGTGTTGCGGCGAACGATTACACTTCTGCAATGCTGGGTGGCTTATGCGGACGCTAATGATCGATCACCGAgaccgagctgctgctgtggcggtTGGCTTCGGCCAGCATGAATTAATGCTAACTAATCATGATTGATGGCCAGGTGGCCGCGCTTTCATTCTGGTGTTTCATTAATGCTCGATGATGGTTCAGCGTGTGGCGGGAAAAAGGTTTTCGTGTTAGTCTCATCATAAATGACTCGACCTAGACCTAGGACCCAGAACGCCGTAAGACGTCCTCAGGTCCTCCCCCGAATCCCATTCAACGCGGGCGACGATGATTTCCTTAATGAATGATTAATTGCTCGGGAAGATGAAAGTCCAGCAACCGATATCGATTATCACCGGGACCGAGGACTTCCGCGGGAAGGAATTGTGCGCGCAATGGTGGGGAGATTACTTTCAAAAACGGTTTCCGCCCGGTCCCCGACTACCGgaaagcccggcccggctgctAATGTGCCACGAACCCACAACCGGGAACCACATCCCGGCTTTCAGAACGGCGTTCCACGGACGACACGTTAAGCAACGAACAAACCTCAAGCGGTGTACCATTCCGtggtgccgttgccgtttcAACCGCAGATAAGGAGCATCCTGCATCTTTCATTAGCTGCGGACTGCCTTCTTCAGCTTTGccgcgataaaaaaaaatctccgaCCAGCTAAGCCGCGAACGAAAGACAACAAGAACACTTTGGACAAAAATCCTTTCTACGCTTCGCAAATACACGGTACCGTGCGCTCTGCGTTGTCAGACCGTATACCCTGGAAAGAATTGACACACGGGCGAGGGCTCTGTCGGAGTTGAAACCGTTGTCAAATTTCTCAAGACTTTCCCACCAAACGACCGGGAGTCGTTGTGGCTGCCTGAGGAGGttgatgataaatttaattaaatttcataatttatttgccgTGGCGACGTGCGTGTTGCGCTCGTTACGTGACCGTGCGTGGTGCACAAAGGAGAAAGGATCGCCCCGTTTGCACTAGGCGAAATTAAGGAAGTGAAATAATTCCTCCGGGCTGCTGCTTCATATTGCTTCACCCCGATCAGCAATTCTCTAGCAAATAAcagaatttaaataaacatcgTTCGTTCAAAGTCCGTCACATTCTTCGTGGGCCGCTAGAACCTTGGTATGCCTTGGTTTCCGAACGACTGGTACCAAACCCTGCTTCAATGTCCATTTTGGCACTGGCACAATATGAACGAACTTCTCGTGGATTTGCGTACGATCGTTTAAATTGAACCCTACATTGGTGTGCCCAAAGCAACGATCGAGGACACTACAGACAGTGGGCAGTTTAGCCGCATTAAACGACTTTGCAATTTTTAAGCCAAATCAAGTCGCAGTATCGACAACGAAAAACGGTCAAAATAGTGCCTAGCCAAAACATTTAGCATAAACTACTCCCGATGCTAAACCGCGCCCGCTTCAAGTTCGTGTGAACTTCGAAGCACTCCCGCCGAATCGTGCTCGGGAACTCCCGACAGGAATACACGTCCGCCCGCAATTTGCTTGCTGCATTCCACCCACTGCATTCCCTGGTACACGCCTCTATCGCTGCCCCTCGTTGTTTCCTATTGTTTCGTAGTTTCCCGTATCGTCAAACTAATCCCTATCACACTACTCATTCCAGATATACGACAAAAGTGGTAAACGTTTAACCGAATCTCTCAATTGCTGATACCTTGTGCCCCTCGCAAGTTCCGTTCATGTGACAGCAAAACACATAAAAGCGAATAGGAAATACCAAAGCTACCAAAACTGCATCCTCCATAAGATTCTCGAGAAAGCTTacggcaaaaaaaataaaaacccactCGCATCCCAAATCCATCGGACACACGAGGCGCACACTAGAGCATCGTGTACTGTCCGTATGTTGTCCGTGGTATAGAGCTCAATCCCTCTACCGGGGACGTCAGGTGAGACCTCGAAGTAGCGGGTTGCGATTGCTGCTCCTTTGTCGCGCGTAGAAAAGCTGTAGTGCATCGGCCAGCCGTCAGCCGGCTGTGCCGAGCTGtgtgccgttgccgctgctcCTAGTCTCCCTAGGTTGCTCGATCGCTCCCCGTTTGGTCCTTTGGTACACTTCCCTATGCCGCCATCTGTTGATGCACAGTGTCTTACTACCGCGAAAGTGGAGCCTCTCGAACGCTTACCTTAGTGTATCTGCTTCGATGCTAGTGTTTTGTATCGTTATCGTCCGTTGTTGGCGCGTTGTTCGTAAAGCAATAGTAAACACCGGCCAGGGCGCGGTTAGATAGTCATGTTGCCGTCAATGTCCATCGTCATTGGGGTTCACTGCTGTGGCTAAGGATAGAGCAGTGGCAGAAGACGCTACCCGTTGCCGCAGTTTTACCACACCTTCACACGCCGTTCCCCATTCGCACCGTCACACAGGCACGTAGTCCGTCGTCGAGAAAATTTGTATTCGTATTTTGTCGTTTGATCCTTCGACGAGCCTGGGTCTTCTGAAATGAAGCTCGAAATTTGTCTAAAACATCGTTCACCATCGTTCGCAATCGGCCGCAATTGGGttccgtggcgtgtggcgttaCGAAGCGTTAGCGACCCGGACGAGGACAAAACACTGATCTCTGATTTTTCTCTAATCCTCACCCGATTCACACCTCGCGACACACGACACACCTCTCCGCTCACCCCGTCACACACCGCGCACCCCGCGAATGTTGTTGCACAGTCGGCCGGCCTTTTGTAGAAGAGACGTGGTCGTTGCGTCACCCACGTCCACTGTGCGATAATGGGCGCAAGCCAATCGCAAACACCCCGACCCGGCCGGAACGTCCGCCAATGAGTCACCTCCGTTCCGGAATGTAGCGCATACTAGTATACTTCCTATCCATCCAGCTATCACAGATCAATCAAAAAGCCACACCaatcggtggcggccggccgCAGTCCAGCGTCACGCCCGTACGAGCGTGAGCGGGTGCAATGCCAGGTAAGTGGAAGCGTAGTACCTTCTCGCCATCTTCTCGCCAAACCACTAGTTCCGCGTAGTGCCACATCCGCCATCCCTAGCGCAGCACACTCTGCACAGCGCGCAAGAGGAGCCATTGGGAGCCACGCACGCCGAATGTGTGTCGGTTCGTCGGGGTTCCCCAGGAGACGAACCAACCACATACTTGGCCCAGACTCCGGCTTCAGTAGTCGCTGATGCGCGCGCGATCACCTCTCACATCTCTATACTCTACTCGCCCACCATCACTAGTTCCGTTTGGTTTCCAATCaatgtgttttttctctctctctctctttctcttttctctttttctaaCTTTCATTCTCTGACGACCTATGCCATCCATATAAATACCTCTCTGCCGCCACCAATCTTCTGCTCCTCATGTTCAACACtcgctcttcttcttctaacgctactactactgctactacttcTACTATGTATTACTACTGCGCTAATCACCTGAATTAATGTGTACAAGTACCGCCACAACGCTACACCACCAACAAGAGCCAGTGTAACACGACACGCGCCGGCCCAAGATATCCTTTGTTCCACACCACACCCATacgcacagacacagacatGCACACGCACTTGCGAAACACACGCCAAAGGCATCCCTCCGGCAAGGATCGGTCCGCAAGGGGGTTGAAAGAAGCACCCAAGGCTGGCAAGGTAAATTGACTGTTTCCCATATTTGTTTGGTGCCCGGTTACCCCCCAATTGATGTCAGCATCCTCTACCATCCTTCCCCGATAGCGCCCGTAGCGATAGCGATCCGGATTGAACCCGGAAGTCCTGCTCGTGTGAGATCAAGCGATGCTCAGTGACGGTCGCCGTGCTGTGTGGAGGCCGATCGGATGTACCACTCTCTACCACATTGCTACCATTGCTTCCGGCGTTCGGCTGTTTATATTTCACGCTTTTTAGACGCCTGCAATCCCTCCAGTGTTTTTTCGGCTCCCTTTCCGATTATGTTAGTGAACGATTTTCCCAAACCACCAGACCGTCCTTCACACGGCTGACCCATACTGGCTTACGTTACTTTCTACGGTTTCGGCCCACCAAGCAGGatcgtttctgtttcgttctttctcttttttccttcgTATTATCCTACACCTTTGTAGCTTCACCTTTAGCACCAGTATCACCACCGTAGTAGTGGGGCCTTTCGGAGGCCaccttttcatttccttccacCGTCACGGTTAAAATTGATAGCGGCGCGTGCTTTAGCTTCCGGTTCAGGCACTCGCtcttaaaaacaaaatggccgaacgcTGAAAaagacaccggcaccggccctcGAACGCTGGAGTTTCTAGCCCCCTCTCACTGCCTGTCGCAAGTTGTGCGCTTCTTCTTTTTAAGTTCCGCGCATCTGCACCGATCGCTTAGCGGCCCGCGATCGATACACGCTGGCGCTTCTGCCTTCTGTACCCTGTGCTTCCGGTTTCTGTTGTTTCGTTCGTGCCTGTCTCACTTTCTTTGTCGGTTTTAGTTGtgccgttctgttttttttgtttcgaagcACCACCgctttcacaccggttgtaACGTTGTAATAGGGCCCGTTACACGCGTACACGACCTTAATGCCACCGtctgtttcttcttttcttccccCGTCACAACGGCCGGGATTCAACTTGCAGGTGGGGTCGTCATCCTCGAAGCGGAACTCCATCGCAGCATCGCGACGTCATCGACTATCGGACGGGTTACATTCGATCGCATCTTCGCTCTCCCTCTGGCCGGGTGAGATgaccgaccagcagcagcaacagctacagcagcagcaaccgcaccAGCACAGCCTGCAACACTTTCAGCATATCCTTCGCAACGATAGTGGCAGCGACTTTCTGAATCTCAACCCGCACGCCAAACTGCGTCACTACTCGCTCACCGAAATGACCACCAACTTCATCCGCAAGCCCGGCTCGGTCGGACTCGGCCTCGGTGCGGGCCTCTCGGGAACCGGTGGCAACCTGAACTcgctggcggccaccacaTCATCCGATCACCGGTATCCATCGATGAACGGCCGTAGCAGCTCGTACGGGTCGTTGGAGTAAACTCCACAGATAATCTGCATGCTAGAGCATTACGGTGGCTAGCATGCGTGTACGCTAAGAGACAATCTCAGTAGTTGCTTCGGTATTGATTTTACTGCTGTACGCTAACTAACGACTCCATGCCTTGACGGGACAGACCAGGCAGTCCCCCGGAAGAACCGCAGAAATGTTAAACGTAGGGCGACTGGCAACCTAAATTACACCTTACTTCCGGTAACTCGTAACATGCTCTGTTCTCCTGTTACATCCGTATAATATTGACGCAAAACTCTAGCGCTCCCGCTCCGCAATCCACCATAAATGGCATCCGAGATGTCTTTGTCGAAACATTAAAGgataatttcaaattatcatTCAATACCATGCTGCGGCTCAGTCACAAGACGATACTTAGTGTCGGAAGTTAGTAAAACGGACAGTTAGACGCACCATAACAGCAATCACATGTAAAACAGAATAAAGAACGCCGCACTGATCCTTTCGCAGCGTCATTTCTATCGATATCCACGGATCCATCCACGTGAGCAAACCGTGCTCCTGAATCACGAACCGATTTCTACGGTACCATCGCAGCCCCCGAGAAAATGGCACCTTCTTCTCCAGTCTGGATGCTTCCTCTCAATTTCGAGTTCAGCCACACGTTCTCTCCCGAATCtaagcaaatgaaacaaatgatgAGTAGTAAACATTTAACACGGCTGAGCGGCAGTCTGGTCCCTCACTTCTGAAGCTTTCCCGAGGGTTAGGATAAATAACTACACTTTTTTACAACATTCACATGTAGTTTAGGACTCTATCACAAACGTTACGAAGTGTAGATGTATTCACCGGTGATAGACCCGATTTGTTGATATTTGTACGTAGAATAGCTGTTGCTTTTGTGTTGTGAAAATTACAGCTCCGATCCCTGTAAGCAGGACAGATACTTTTAACGATAGTCTTCTACTGTTAGCTCTGTGGTGTACGGTTGAATTGAACAAGCGGTAAAACAGTGAAAAAGcaatcatttttcttttaattccGCAATCGATGGTTACGGagcatttttaatgaaacaagCAATCGTTCATTCCTTTTCAAGGAGGACTAGCGAAGGTGCAAAATTGCGACTATTTTCCGCTATATGTTTAAGTTTGAATAGTAAAtattcgtttcgattgttcAGTTCAGTACCGTCAAATATAATATCGGTTTTAAGAAACCAGTGACACAaggaaacgaaatgaaacaacgAATCAATGCTGTAGTAATGCGGCGGACCATCAGATTCGTACGCATTCGAATACTAACTTTCAAACGTGAAACGATtatgaaacagaaaaataagATTGTATTTCTTCCTCAAATAActttggttttatttacacGGAAACAGTTGTCAAGCTAAGCAAAGTCCTTCCAAACGCGATATAAACGAGTGGAACGAGTCAGAATGTTCGTGGGGAAAGCACGATTAACAATTACACACCTTGCGACACAGATTGTAACGGACGAAAATCGTTGCATTCGCATTCAAAAATCCTTCGTTTtcaagctgtcaaaattccTGTGCGAAGACGTCATCACTTTGTTATGAAACGAGTctgtcaccgtcaccggtaCCGTTAGTTTTCTCTCTCCCGTATCGTATCGGGGAAAAAAGTTCAGTTGATTTTCAATATCCGATTCGAACGAAGTATTTTTTGGGTTGATCCAAACTACTGCGTCAAAGGTGTTACGGTTGACCTTTACCCCGAAAATCCTTTGCCTACGATCGTTTTCTAATAGTAATACCACAAGCACCATGCCCGAGCAACATTACAACAGTGGTTCCAGTTGGTTCCAGCAATTTTCGGAATATATGCGAAAGGACACCAAGGGAGTGGAGGTACGAAGGATTCGCATAACCGCCACAGTGCACCGACGGCTCAGTTACTTTATCCGGGATGCCTTTTACTTACAGATCATTAGCTACTCGCTGTCGGGAGTTCTTTTCGTGATCGCTTACAGAAAAATACGCCCGGTGAGACAGACCGACAACAGGCACATTCGATTACAGGCACATTTTACACTACCTTTCCTGTAATCCACAGTTCACACGCTTTGGGCAAGCATCCGACATACCGCAACACTTCATTCGAAACCAAGTCCGCCAGTACGGTTGTGTCAAGAAAATTGAGCCATCGTTGCAGTACGGCCCATTGCTTATCGTACGGCATAGGCCCCCGGCGAATATACTGTTCTGGTCGGATAAGACCATACCGATTAGGGTGAACGGTATCGAAATCAATGCCAACGGCTATTCCTGGCTAGAGTCCGTGGTGTCGGGAAAAGAAATATGCTTCCTACCGATGGTGGCACGACCCGGGACCACAAAACACGCAGATTGCCGTGTGTTGCTGACCGACTCGAATAAAACGATCGATATTGGGGAGGCTCTACTAAGTTTGGGTTTCGCCAAACTGACCGTCGCCGTCCCGAAACCCGTGAAAATCCACAAGGACGAGTACGAAATGCGACTTCGCCAGTACTATCGCTCGCTAGCACAGTCCGAACGCTATGCCCAGGATCGACGCATCGGTTTATGGCAGCATACACTTCCGCCACGTATCTGGCCCCTTTCTCTGTGGCCAACGATGTTGGACCGAATCCTGCTTACAAAGCGGCTTCCGCCACTGGTACAATAGGTTTGTAGAACGATGGCAGCCGGTGCCCATTGGCGGCAATCTAGCATGCCTAGATTGGCCAATCTGGCCTAGACAGGGTAATATCTGACGCGGTACTCAACttttgttaaaaatatatGCGAGTATAATGTTATGCTGAAGATTGTTAATTAATGAACGATTACTTTCAAATGTAGctacttttacttttacttccTTCATCCGAAGGTAAGCGGAGCTTTTCGAGCGTGCAGCATAAACGGATAGCAGCTCGCTTGACGTTAGTTTGTTATCTGAAGGATGCTTCATGTGtgaaagggaaagaaagaaaagcagcCAGAGCTGCAAACGTTCAGAGAATGCAGCCGGGGAAACTTCGCCAGTATTAAAACCGTGTTACAAACGAAAATGGCAGGCTCCCATTGCAGAAAATACAACTAGTGAAGAGATGGGATGGCTAGGGAGCGTTTAGTTCCTGCATTAACGAATGAGCTTCGATTTCAGCTACTTGGTCGTGGTTTACCATCTCGTCGTACACTGTGAAGAAGTTCCAAAGTGAAAACTCCAGTGTTGGAGACGTCTTCAACCATTCTGAAGACGTATCCACATCTTCAGATTAATGCGATTAACAGCTTCCGATAAGGACCAAACATTGTGTGTGAGTGGTTTTCCATCTCTACAACGGCACCGGCCAGGCTGAACACGGATGAAGTTTCTTCGTAATCCGAAAGCCCCGGACAGTAGGCCTCGACTGACGTAAAAGTGTTTCTTGCGTGGCTAGCTTGGTTCCGTGCTGTGGAATCAATTGGTTGATAATCGCCTCTTAGTCCTTTTAGATGGATTGTAAGTTGGTGATGCGTTTGCGGGAAATCTTCAAATTCAACAatgtaaaacaacaacattcccggtgcaaagcaaaacatagCCACGATCGGGAACGTTCGCCGGAGCGGCTGGTTTCTTCGTGATTGTAGTGGTGTGTTCAACAGCGGGTTTGAAGAGAACGGAAGGCTTAATCGCGAGAGTTGGTTGCGCTCTAGTGTGAATTGAACTCGCGTTGTGGGCAGGTGTTCCGGACGAGTATAGCTTTCTCGAAGTGTCGGTCTAGAGTCCAACATGTACCATAGAAGTCTCCAGAATTCGTGACTTACCTGGCAAAAGCTGTTACTGGACTGCATTACAGAATAGAGCAATAAACGAAATGGCCGGCCTCCTTCGGGTTAGCGGTCTGCAACAGGCCGACGTggtggaaaacccgaaccaaaATTATGCCTCGTCCGAAAGTGAATATGGTCACAGATTCGGTTGCTGCCGGCTGTGCTGCCACGATGAAACTACTCTACGCGGGTTGTTTCCGGGCGGCTACAAAGATGAGGTTCTTTTACGGAAAATTTTCGAATGCACGACTGTACAGGTAGGTGCTTATATTAGCGGGTGACACCAGATATACGATGCAATCTTGCACTTCTACATCGGAACTATTGATTATTGTCTCGCGTATCGAAATGATTGTGGGTAACAACGACCCGTGTGGTGTACCTTCGTTTGTACCATTATTGCGATAATTTCCTACGTAAATCGGGATAGGGCGTTTTGAATAGACCTTTTTCGTGGATACCGCTACCTTTTATTGTAATTAGCCTCGTATCTTGTCTGCTCTCGATTACTCCACGGTAGATTTCGTTCAACGACGATTCGGATGCCCTGATATGCTATGGGTGTTTGGGCAAAATAGACGAGTTCTACCAGTTTCGAGAACAATGCCGTACCAACGATGCACTGCAGAGGAATTGGAAGCGCCGCGTGAATCGAAGCATGGAAGCCTCTCGGTCCACGCTGATCCCGGTGAATGATGTTAAGCAGGAACAGGATATTGAGTACGACTACTGTGACATCGATATTGACGACGATCAGGAAGATCCTGTGCGGTTCCAGACGAACAGCGGTTTGGAAGAGTCCGCATTGGGGGAGGAGTCACTTCCTGGCCCAGCTATGCTACTGGATTCATCGATCTCGCAAGAGGTAAGTCCTATTTTTGTACCTGGACCAAGTAGTAGCGCTTGTCAATGTGGTCCGCAGACAGTCTGCTTAGCTCCCTGTGACACGAAAAGCATGCGCGGTTACAGATACTTGCATACGTCGGCTTCCACCACGACGAACGCCAGGG encodes the following:
- the LOC131212534 gene encoding uncharacterized protein LOC131212534, translated to MPEQHYNSGSSWFQQFSEYMRKDTKGVEIISYSLSGVLFVIAYRKIRPFTRFGQASDIPQHFIRNQVRQYGCVKKIEPSLQYGPLLIVRHRPPANILFWSDKTIPIRVNGIEINANGYSWLESVVSGKEICFLPMVARPGTTKHADCRVLLTDSNKTIDIGEALLSLGFAKLTVAVPKPVKIHKDEYEMRLRQYYRSLAQSERYAQDRRIGLWQHTLPPRIWPLSLWPTMLDRILLTKRLPPLVQ